A window of Apium graveolens cultivar Ventura chromosome 8, ASM990537v1, whole genome shotgun sequence contains these coding sequences:
- the LOC141678742 gene encoding uncharacterized protein LOC141678742 — MASKLVQLQSKATQASQLVAKHGTSYYKQLMEQNKQYIQEPATIEKCNELSKQLFYTRLASVPGRYEAMKKEIDYVKQLWKNRQDMKVENLGIAALFGLECYAWYCAGEIAGRGFTFTGYYP; from the exons atggcatcaaagttggtTCAGTTGCAGTCCAAGGCTACTCAAGCATCACAGCTTGTGGCAAAGCATGGTACATCGTACTACAAGCAGCTGATGGAACAAAATAAGCAGTACATTCAGGAGCCTGCCACTATTGAGAAATGCAATGAATTGTCCAAACAGTTGTTCTACACTCGTCTTGCAAG TGTTCCTGGTCGTTACGAGGCAATGAAGAAGGAAATTGATTATGTAAAGCAGTTGTGGAAGAATAGGCAGGATATGAAAGTCGAGAATCTTGGCATTGCTGCTTTGTTTGGACTAGAGTGCTATGCATGGTATTGTGCTGGTGAGATTGCTGGAAGAGGGTTCACATTCACCGGATATTATCCATGA
- the LOC141679132 gene encoding uncharacterized protein LOC141679132, whose product MLHKSFKSAKCKTSLKLATARIKLMKNKKGGQMNQIKNDLAQLLQSGQDRTARIRVEHFIREEKMVAAYDLIELYCELIAARLPIIESQKNCPIDLKEAVASVIFAAPRCADVPELLDVKKHFTAKYGKEFVTTALELRPNCGVGRMLVEKLSAVAPDGQTKFKVLNAIAVEHNIQWDSKSFEENETKPVDDLLNGPSTFKKASEMAVEAPEIGVSNVQAAPSHDRHTKPSNFTESNTVSSNDSHNSLPVNRGGRNTTATTHSDLRHSGNETKVGSHSYAGDENYSSRQDWNMEFKDARSAAQAAAESAEIASMAARAAAEFSRREDDARQFSYESQNLTNNSTRQERPGTYASPDLKGEHFASVPVKNSSFHRGNSNVRNEQILRPEYQSRVEADDRFRTYDDANTRKTSHPTSLRSGESTLDDIKYVNSMQKPHEYSGKTSFEEIAKQVKDPLDSRKGMKQQYAESRDESVSRWQDDSTAEHFDQYGEARIEKQVQLRSSRSHSITDSESDEESENNAAMDRYIGNDQDNFYRDTARMNSFDDKSVAFDEYDSSDEGVHNSVKGPRYDGESTSYVPPLGSNSSFSSTSVDIWNPRKDTIKSPEKSTFQPHHFREDHPSTLFSESTEKTMDPLGPDDVPVAPYDFDGPKFDSEDEVEMPIHEQSKDAFFLEPESAQTDNHGSTESLSVNRKVSGYDRKPSVGSSSDDDMDTVEAHQQSNPMVVVNSESPKFYSEYKQNIRQSSDLSLAHTDEGSFQVTESNVILKDEDLQLLSNSQEESKLNFGTLTGGLRNKGNWHPPSIGKVSGNSSSVTRRTTDESSAMSEHKTAAPSLESSVNTTLRNDGNKKSSFSLSTLHSDSDSQTEDSGDEAQQNITSGRQASLAKKPSKEVKYKSSFRPPVATYFDLDNDDYSDDVPKPNVPNKVQLSSAISRRTKPSSSGTGSKSYSKNQTEHQESASPKSSIESSANRIPPDNVNPTKLKLEMESTGYLNSEEQPNSAKKVASKSSTVEQSSSASRKIGPSSNPQNPKTSKLAGEPPTREDSTKRASHVHPKLPDYDSIASRLQALRTDKK is encoded by the exons ATGCTTCACAAGAGCTTCAAATCTGCTAAATG CAAAACGTCGTTGAAATTAGCGACAGCGAGAATAAAGCTGATGAAGAACAAGAAAGGAGGTCAAATGAATCAGATTAAGAATGATTTGGCTCAGTTGCTTCAGTCTGGACAGGATCGAACTGCTCGTATTCGT GTTGAACATTTCATCAGGGAAGAGAAGATGGTGGCAGCATATGATCTCATTGAGCTATATTGTGAGCTCATTGCTGCACGCTTGCCAATTATTGAGTCTCAAAA GAATTGCCCAATCGATTTGAAAGAAGCAGTTGCAAGTGTAATATTTGCAGCACCAAGGTGTGCAGATGTACCAGAACTTTTAGATGTTAAAAAGCATTTCACAGCAAAATATGGAAAAGAATTTGTTACGACAGCACTCGAGCTGCGTCCCAATTGTGGTGTTGGCCGCATG TTAGTAGAAAAATTATCTGCAGTTGCACCAGATGGGCAGACTAAATTTAAAGTATTAAATGCCATAGCAGTGGAACACAACATCCAGTGGGATTCGAAATCATTTGAAGAAAACGAAACAAAACCAGTTGATGATTTGTTG AATGGACCAAGTACTTTTAAGAAGGCCAGTGAGATGGCAGTGGAAGCCCCAGAAATTGGTGTTTCAAATGTTCAAGCTGCGCCTAGTCATGATAGGCACACCAAACCTTCGAATTTCACTGAATCAAACACGGTATCCTCAAATGATTCGCACAATAGTTTGCCTGTAAATCGTGGTGGTAGGAATACAACTGCTACTACCCATTCTGATCTGAGACATTCAG GAAATGAGACAAAGGTAGGCAGCCACTCTTACGCTGGAGATGAAAATTATTCAAGTCGGCAGGATTGGAATATGGAATTTAAGGATGCTAGGTCGGCAGCACAGGCAGCAGCAGAATCTGCTGAAATAGCAAGTATGGCTGCAAGGGCTGCTGCGGAATTTTCAAGAAGGGAAGATGATGCCAGACAGTTTTCCTATGAATCCCAGAACTTAACAAATAACAGTACAAGACAAGAAAGACCTGGAACATACGCTTCACCAGACTTGAAAGGTGAACATTTTGCAAGTGTCCCAGTAAAGAACTCCTCCTTTCACAGGGGAAATTCCAATGTGCGGAATGAGCAAATATTGAGACCTGAATATCAAAGTCGGGTGGAAGCTGATGACCGATTTCGCACGTATGATGATGCTAACACGAGGAAAACTAGTCATCCAACATCTCTGAGGTCTGGAGAATCTACGCTTGATGATATCAAATATGTAAATAGCATGCAAAAGCCACATGAGTACTCCGGAAAAACCTCATTTGAAGAGATCGCTAAACAAGTCAAGGATCCTTTAGATTCTAGAAAGGGTATGAAGCAACAATATGCAGAGTCTAGGGATGAAAGTGTTTCTAGGTGGCAAGATGATTCCACAGCTGAACATTTTGATCAGTATGGGGAAGCGAGAATCGAAAAGCAAGTTCAACTCCGTTCATCTCGCTCTCATTCCATAACTGATAGTGAAAGTGATGAGGAATCAGAAAATAATGCTGCCATGGATCGTTATATTGGTAATGATCAAGATAATTTTTACAGAGACACTGCCAGGATGAACTCTTTTGATGACAAGTCCGTGGCTTTTGACGAATATGACTCCAGTGATGAAGGAGTCCATAATTCAGTTAAAGGCCCTCGATATGATGGAGAGTCCACTTCCTATGTTCCACCTTTAGGTAGTAATTCATCCTTTTCCTCAACATCTGTAGATATCTGGAACCCTAGAAAGGACACAATCAAGTCCCCGGAAAAATCAACATTTCAACCACATCATTTTAGAGAAGACCACCCCTCTACACTGTTCTCAGAAAGCACAGAAAAAACGATGGATCCTTTAGGACCAGACGATGTGCCTGTTGCTCCTTATGATTTTGATGGCCCAaaatttgacagtgaagatgaggtGGAGATGCCTATTCATGAACAGAGTAAAGATGCATTTTTCTTGGAGCCTGAGTCGGCACAAACTGACAATCATGGTTCCACTGAATCCTTATCGGTAAACAGGAAGGTTTCCGGTTATGATAGAAAGCCAAGTGTAGGATCCTCGTCTGATGATGATATGGATACTGTGGAAGCTCACCAACAGAGTAACCCTATGGTAGTTGTAAATTCAGAATCTCCAAAATTTTATTCCGAGTATAAACAAAACATACGCCAATCTTCAGATCTTTCCTTGGCCCATACGGATGAGGGCAGTTTTCAAGTAACGGAGTCAAATGTGATATTGAAAGATGAGGACTTGCAACTTCTGTCTAATTCACAAGAAGAAAGTAAGTTGAATTTTGGAACCTTGACAGGTGGCCTTCGTAATAAGGGCAATTGGCATCCACCCTCCATCGGGAAAGTATCAGGTAATTCATCTTCTGTGACACGAAGAACTACCGATGAGAGTTCAGCAATGAGTGAACATAAAACTGCTGCCCCCTCTTTAGAGAGCTCTGTAAATACTACACTGAGAAATGATGGAAACAAAAAGTCAAGCTTTAGCTTATCAACTCTTCATTCAGATTCGGATTCACAAACTGAAGATTCAGGGGATGAAGCCCAACAGAATATCACAAGTGGAAGGCAAGCTTCGCTTGCTAAGAAACCCAGCAAAGAAGTAAAATATAAATCCAGCTTCAGACCTCCTGTTGCAACATACTTTGACCTTGATAATGATGATTACAGTGACGATGTCCCGAAACCAAATGTTCCCAACAAAGTCCAGTTAAGCAGTGCAATATCTCGTAGGACAAAACCTTCTTCTTCAGGCACCGGATCCAAATCATATTCCAAGAATCAAACTGAGCATCAGGAATCGGCAAGCCCAAAATCCAGCATAGAGAGCTCAGCTAATAGGATTCCCCCTGACAATGTAAATCCAACCAAGCTAAAGTTAGAGATGGAAAGTACAGGTTACTTGAATAGCGAAGAACAGCCAAACTCTGCAAAAAAGGTAGCTTCCAAGTCATCAACAGTAGAACAATCTTCAAGTGCTTCTAGAAAAATAGGGCCTTCAAGCAACCCGCAGAATCCAAAGACATCGAAACTAGCAGGGGAGCCACCAACCAGGGAAGATTCTACGAAGAGAGCTAGTCATGTTCATCCAAAACTCCCAGACTACGACTCCATAGCTTCCCGTTTACAAGCATTGAGGACTGATAAGAAATGA
- the LOC141676496 gene encoding uncharacterized protein LOC141676496, with product MFMLQINTPSLQISNLLVSNKFTKFKQVLVRPHHFKAKKSVLIVKSLSGNERIEASELLSKIEVVVDDPNVEEEVDEFSPEGRFRLGGEEEMDYDRNPEFAEIIGSCLDDPQKARSKMEERLRRKRDKILHTKTGSPIPMKVVMNKFEFSNSYIWFEFYNTLLEKDVSLICDAIRSWHIVGRLGGCNSLNMQLSQSPMDKRPVYDPIQGANVTPTTFYNIGDLEIQDNIARIWVDIGTGEGLLLDVLVNALTQISSDFVGIKQVVFGGTEFENWRENLTTEDAGYSIHKI from the exons ATGTTTATGCTACAAATTAACACCCCTTCTCTTCAAATCTCAAATCTTTTAGTTTCTAACAAGTTCACCAAATTTAAACAAGTTTTAGTTAGACCCCACCATTTTAAAGCCAAGAAAAGTGTGTTGATTGTTAAGTCACTGAGTGGAAATGAGAGAATAGAGGCTAGTGAATTGTTGTCAAAGATTGAAGTAGTTGTTGATGACCCAAATGTTGAAGAAGAAGTGGATGAGTTTTCACCAGAGGGGAGGTTTAGATTAGGTGGTGAAGAAGAGATGGATTATGATAGGAACCCTGAGTTTGCTGAGATTATTGGTAGTTGTCTTGATGACCCTCAAAAAGCTCGCTCCAAA ATGGAGGAGAGACTGAGGAGGAAAAGGGACAAGATATTGCATACTAAAACTGGCTCGCCAATTCCTATGAAAGTCGTCATGAACAA ATTTGAATTCTCCAACTCGTATATTTGGTTTGAGTTCTACAATACTCTTTTGGAGAAAGACGTGTCCTTGATTTGTGAT GCGATACGATCATGGCACATTGTGGGACGTCTTGGAGGTTGTAATTCTTTAAATATGCAA TTATCACAATCTCCTATGGATAAAAGACCAGTTTACGATCCTATTCAGGGAGCAAATGTTACACCAACTACATTTTATAATATCGGGGATTTAGAGATTCAAGATAACATTGCACGAATATG GGTGGATATTGGAACTGGTGAAGGATTGTTGTTGGATGTTTTGGTTAATGCGCTGACCCAAATAAGCTCAGA CTTTGTTGGAATTAAGCAAGTAGTTTTTGGCGGAACCGAGTTTGAGAACTGGAGGGAGAACTTGACAACTGAAGATGCAGGGTACAGCATACACAAGATTTAG
- the LOC141676667 gene encoding LOW QUALITY PROTEIN: F-box/LRR-repeat protein At4g29420 (The sequence of the model RefSeq protein was modified relative to this genomic sequence to represent the inferred CDS: inserted 2 bases in 2 codons; deleted 1 base in 1 codon), translating into MDHLPHPLLLEILTRLHDSTQLTRCKLTCKTLNSLSTQTPSIHLYCSVLIYLKSRSPQTMSQTTPFKTIFRKLVESNDVRIESVCIGVDNELRGLVYDDVEDGGDDLFLTESGFVEDWIRRIGEGLRVLSICDFWVQACWRRSFVLAIVSSYCHSLTELEVKXAWLSVDGLNPMPMLTKLTLEYIRLDDEYLNRLNECFPGLQILNLXPKIHLKNVKEFRWTMSSAQKTLMICAPSLAILELKCFKPVIVYINTPLLSHFHLSIERAGQFVVEELKTLKTLHLKSSDLCYLLCTFSYKTTVQNLVLDSPDCGPDEITKFSLLKVFSVFPNVSSLTLGSGVWSDLMMCPSTPSAPVAESLRARSIMKGLKQIIAYLVLGDTDITLSCISYVLGKCSNLSDMALLIHRDVDSSVASSLISSCVTQCSRVRWRWGTWKEGTKDCWISDSI; encoded by the exons ATGGATCATCTCCCTCACCCCCTCCTCCTCGAAATCCTAACTCGTCTCCACGACTCAACTCAGCTAACTCGCTGCAAACTCACTTGCAAAACCCTCAACTCACTCTCCACTCAAACCCCATCAATCCATCTCTACTGCTCC GTTCTTATTTACCTCAAATCAAGATCACCTCAAACCATGTCTCAAACCACTCCTTTCAAGACCATTTTTCGCAAACTTGTCGAAAGCAATGATGTTCGAATTGAGTCTGTGTGTATTGGTGTGGACAATGAGCTTCGTGGGTTGGTGTATGATGATGTGGAGGATGGTGGTGATGACTTGTTTTTGACAGAGAGTGGGTTTGTTGAGGATTGGATTAGGAGGATTGGAGAGGGGTTGAGAGTGCTTTCGATTTGCGATTTTTGGGTGCAGGCTTGCTGGAGAAGGTCTTTTGTTCTTGCTATTGTTTCGAGTTATT GTCATAGTCTTACTGAACTAGAGGTGA ACGCTTGGTTGTCTGTAGATGGTTTAAATCCAATGCCAATGCTCACAAAGTTGACACTAGAATATATCAGACTCGATGATGAGTACCTGAATAGGCTGAACGAGTGTTTCCCTGGTCTTCAAATTCTAAACT ACCCTAAAATTCATCTCAAAAATGTAAAAGAATTTCGGTGGACGATGTCTAGTGCTCAAAAGACCCTGATGATATGTGCTCCCAGTCTTGCCATTCTAGAACTTAAATGTTTTAAGCCAGTAATAGTTTATATCAATACTCCATTGTTGTCTCATTTCCATCTTAGTATAGAGAGGGCAGGCCAGTTTGTAGTAGAAGAGCTTAAGACTCTAAAAACACTACACCTAAAATCCTCGGACCTATGTTACCTACTCTGCACATTTTCATATAAAACAACAGTTCAGAATCTTGTACTGGACTCTCCAGATTGTGGGCCAGATGAAATAACCAAGTTTAGCCTTCTCAAGGTGTTTAGTGTTTTCCCAAATGTGAGCAGTCTAACATTGGGTTCGGGAGTCTGGTCAGACCTAATGATGTGCCCTTCGACACCATCTGCTCCTGTGGCAGAAAGTTTGAGAGCTAGAAGTATAATGAAAGGCTTAAAGCAAATCATTGCTTACTTGGTGCTAGGTGATACTGACATAACTCTCTCCTGTATTTCCTATGTCTTGGGGAAGTGCTCAAATTTGTCAGATATGGCATTATTGATTCACCGTGATGTTGATTCTAGTGTTGCAAGTAGCCTTATCTCGTCATGTGTGACTCAGTGCTCAAGAGTGAGATGGAGGTGGGGAACTTGGAAAGAAGGAACTAAAGACTGCTGGATCTCAGATAGCATATGA